A part of Rhodohalobacter barkolensis genomic DNA contains:
- a CDS encoding FAD-binding and (Fe-S)-binding domain-containing protein, which translates to MSDIQTDSLTRRLYANDASLYEELPKGVSFPNSRDDIQTLVRRSKAEKFTITARSAGTSLAGQTTGAGIIMDTSRHMQDILEINSGENYAIVQPGVIRDTLNREAAKTGLQFGPDTATTNRCMLGGMIGNNSCGSFSIKHKTTREHILEIDAVLSDGSAVTFKPLSGEKLNQKLKLDSLEGEIYRRMLELLKKHKNKILKHYPHPDIIRRNTGYALDRLCEMDPITPGGRPFNLAELLCGSEGTLAMTASAKVNLVPLPKHKTVVIPQFDSLHEAMLATVEAVKWNPAAVELVDDIILDATKGNIEQRKNRFFLEGEPKCILIIQFEGDNPEELQTKADQLAKKLTEVNLGYAHPVVTDEDKMRRVWDLRKAGLGLLMGLGSENRSPTFVEDTAVRVEDLPDYVKEFQEILKRHNTSCVFYAHASVGELHLRPVVDTMTEEGLKTLKLIAQEVADLVKKYRGSLSGEHGDGRARAPYIETVLGKEMMPLLRQVKELWDPDYRFNPGKILDPKPIDSDLRFSPEYKKPTVETTFNWRVEKGFDSAVELCNGAGVCRKLAESGGTMCPSYHATRDEKDTTRGRANLFRQLFSGKQQEAFKSEELKEALSLCLSCKACKSECPANVDMAKMKAEFMNGWHQENGATLTETFFGHPEKFYPVASLFAPLTNFMTRQKPIKNLLQKVAGIDERRNLPEFAHQTFYKWYQKNEKKIIQPGRKQVMLLVDLFSNYHEPEIAKAACQVLNRLGYSVIVPGIFPTGRPQISKGFLDEAKEICETNIRRLIPFAEQDIPIVGLEPSEILTLRDEYTDLCGDDLLAKSQTIAANTFLWEEFLATELAGEEFKKPVNGKKILVHGHCHTKSLVGNDPLLQSFRLLGFDPVELQTGCCGMAGSFGYEQDKYEVSMEVGEQTLFPQLRELNSEYEICSEGFSCRHQIRDGVGKEAKHPAVIMWEAMQEYQS; encoded by the coding sequence TTGTCTGATATTCAAACCGACTCCCTTACCCGTCGTCTCTATGCAAACGATGCTTCTCTTTATGAAGAGCTTCCGAAAGGAGTCTCTTTCCCGAATTCCCGGGATGATATTCAGACTCTGGTTAGAAGATCAAAAGCTGAAAAATTTACAATAACAGCGCGAAGTGCCGGAACCAGTCTCGCCGGACAGACAACCGGGGCGGGTATCATCATGGATACTTCCCGCCACATGCAAGACATCCTTGAAATCAATTCGGGAGAGAATTATGCAATAGTTCAGCCCGGGGTGATACGTGACACGCTAAACCGTGAAGCAGCAAAGACCGGACTTCAGTTCGGACCCGACACCGCAACCACAAATCGCTGCATGCTGGGCGGGATGATTGGCAATAACTCCTGCGGTTCGTTCTCCATCAAACATAAAACCACGCGTGAGCATATTCTCGAAATTGACGCCGTGCTGAGTGACGGCTCCGCAGTCACATTTAAACCGTTATCAGGTGAAAAACTCAACCAAAAACTGAAGCTCGATTCGTTGGAGGGAGAGATCTATCGAAGAATGCTGGAACTGCTGAAAAAGCATAAAAATAAAATTCTGAAGCACTACCCACATCCCGACATCATCCGAAGAAATACCGGATACGCACTCGACCGCCTCTGTGAAATGGATCCGATCACCCCGGGTGGTCGACCTTTCAATCTTGCCGAACTGCTCTGCGGAAGTGAAGGCACCCTGGCAATGACCGCATCCGCCAAAGTGAATCTGGTTCCTCTGCCCAAACACAAAACAGTTGTCATTCCTCAGTTTGATTCACTCCATGAAGCGATGCTCGCCACCGTGGAAGCCGTAAAATGGAATCCTGCCGCAGTTGAGCTGGTGGATGACATCATTCTGGATGCAACAAAAGGAAATATTGAACAGCGAAAGAATCGGTTTTTCCTGGAAGGTGAGCCAAAGTGTATTTTGATCATCCAGTTTGAAGGTGATAATCCCGAAGAGCTTCAAACCAAGGCCGACCAACTGGCCAAAAAACTAACGGAGGTCAACTTGGGATACGCTCACCCTGTTGTAACGGATGAGGATAAAATGCGCCGGGTATGGGATCTTCGAAAAGCAGGTCTGGGCCTACTGATGGGTCTTGGCTCCGAGAATCGTTCTCCTACTTTTGTTGAAGATACAGCCGTTCGTGTAGAGGATCTGCCTGATTACGTGAAAGAATTTCAGGAAATACTGAAGCGCCACAATACCTCCTGTGTGTTCTATGCGCACGCTTCTGTTGGTGAACTACATCTTCGCCCGGTTGTGGATACAATGACTGAAGAGGGACTAAAAACACTCAAATTGATTGCACAGGAAGTGGCAGATCTGGTGAAAAAATATCGAGGATCACTTTCGGGCGAACACGGTGATGGTCGTGCGCGCGCCCCTTACATTGAAACCGTTCTCGGCAAGGAGATGATGCCGCTGCTCAGGCAGGTGAAGGAGTTGTGGGACCCGGACTACCGTTTCAATCCCGGTAAAATTCTCGATCCCAAACCGATCGATAGCGACCTGCGGTTTTCACCCGAGTATAAAAAGCCGACCGTTGAAACAACGTTCAATTGGAGAGTAGAAAAAGGGTTTGATTCAGCCGTTGAGCTGTGTAACGGTGCCGGTGTTTGCCGAAAGCTGGCTGAGAGCGGTGGCACAATGTGTCCCTCCTACCACGCCACCCGGGATGAGAAAGACACCACCCGCGGACGCGCGAACCTGTTTCGTCAGCTCTTTTCAGGAAAACAACAAGAAGCTTTCAAATCTGAAGAGTTGAAAGAGGCACTGAGTCTCTGCCTGAGTTGTAAGGCGTGCAAGAGTGAGTGCCCGGCCAATGTGGATATGGCCAAAATGAAAGCGGAGTTTATGAACGGCTGGCATCAAGAAAATGGTGCTACACTAACAGAAACCTTTTTTGGTCATCCTGAGAAATTCTATCCTGTAGCGTCTCTGTTCGCTCCGCTGACCAACTTTATGACCCGGCAAAAACCGATCAAAAATCTTCTCCAAAAAGTTGCCGGCATTGATGAACGACGAAATCTGCCGGAGTTTGCGCATCAGACATTTTATAAATGGTATCAAAAAAATGAAAAGAAAATCATTCAGCCGGGCAGAAAACAAGTTATGCTTCTGGTCGATCTCTTCTCCAACTACCATGAGCCGGAGATTGCAAAAGCAGCTTGTCAGGTTTTGAACCGTCTTGGATATAGCGTGATCGTGCCGGGAATCTTCCCGACCGGGCGCCCGCAAATCTCCAAAGGTTTTCTGGATGAGGCAAAAGAGATTTGCGAAACCAATATCCGCCGATTAATCCCATTTGCAGAGCAGGACATTCCTATTGTTGGACTGGAACCAAGTGAGATCCTCACACTCCGGGATGAATACACGGATCTCTGTGGAGATGATTTGCTGGCAAAATCACAAACAATAGCTGCCAATACGTTTTTATGGGAAGAATTCCTGGCAACTGAACTGGCCGGCGAAGAATTTAAAAAACCGGTAAATGGGAAAAAAATTCTTGTTCACGGACACTGCCACACAAAATCACTGGTTGGAAATGATCCTCTTCTCCAGAGTTTTCGACTGCTTGGGTTTGATCCGGTAGAGCTTCAAACCGGCTGCTGCGGTATGGCGGGCAGCTTTGGGTATGAGCAGGATAAGTACGAGGTCTCAATGGAGGTTGGGGAGCAGACGTTATTCCCGCAACTCAGGGAATTGAATAGTGAATATGAAATTTGTTCAGAGGGTTTTTCGTGCAGACATCAAATCCGGGATGGAGTCGGGAAAGAAGCGAAGCATCCCGCTGTAATTATGTGGGAAGCGATGCAAGAGTATCAGTCTTAA
- a CDS encoding four helix bundle protein → MGKSDNVILDKSFEFSLMIIKIYQKLKSKSEFDMARQLLRAGTSIGANVEESLAAYSRKDFNYKMGIASKEARETRYWMRLIQRGGILNIPKEYFDEINEINSILTSIVKTTSESLNK, encoded by the coding sequence ATGGGTAAATCGGATAATGTAATTTTAGATAAGTCATTTGAATTCTCTTTGATGATCATAAAGATATATCAGAAGCTTAAGTCGAAAAGCGAATTTGATATGGCTAGGCAACTGTTAAGAGCGGGAACGAGTATTGGTGCGAATGTTGAGGAGTCACTTGCTGCCTATTCAAGGAAGGATTTTAATTATAAAATGGGCATTGCCTCCAAGGAAGCGAGGGAAACCCGGTATTGGATGAGACTTATTCAAAGAGGGGGAATTCTCAATATTCCAAAAGAATATTTTGACGAAATCAATGAAATAAACTCTATTTTAACTTCGATTGTTAAAACGACTTCTGAATCATTAAACAAATAG
- the recN gene encoding DNA repair protein RecN — protein sequence MIKSLYIKDFALIDELDVQFEKGLNIMTGQTGAGKSIIIGALNMILGERADTEVIRQGAQKAIAEATIFVGKNEYLFELLEENAVEVSKELILRREIRQTGSRAFINDTPVNISVLKEVGDQLVDLHGQHDHQLLLKEENHQDVIDQFDLVQPVMKAYRTEYQKMSELQKELRDLKRRERDLSEKMELYQFQVKELEAAELDAHEEDELESEMNLLDNAEDLDQKAAAISEIGNGEDVSLIELLNTIKMHLEDMARIEPEFQTYLEEVTTARISIQEAVQFAERYRDGIEFNPKRLETLRQRQSELNRLQKKYQRDIPELIQYYNEIKTELNVAENFDLEIERIEKKIADQAEVLKERAVDLHETRVQVGNQLSADIADALKNLGIEHGRFQVRVDWLKGGSGWVEVDGVPVECTSEGCDEVSFFISTNKGESPKPLAKIASGGEISRVMLSLKSILAKEHHLPVMIFDEIDTGISGHISEKVGREMRKLSEYCQIVAITHQPQIASQAHKHYKVEKVEEGERTITKIISLSEEEHIREVAGLMSGEEITDSALSSAKELIERSGMRN from the coding sequence ATGATCAAATCCCTCTACATCAAAGATTTTGCTCTGATTGACGAACTGGATGTTCAGTTTGAGAAAGGGCTCAATATTATGACCGGTCAGACCGGTGCGGGTAAATCGATTATCATCGGTGCACTGAATATGATTTTGGGTGAGCGTGCAGATACGGAAGTGATTCGCCAGGGAGCCCAAAAGGCGATCGCTGAAGCTACGATTTTTGTCGGGAAGAATGAGTATCTGTTTGAACTGCTGGAAGAGAATGCGGTTGAAGTTTCCAAAGAACTGATTCTGCGACGAGAAATCCGTCAAACCGGAAGCCGGGCGTTTATTAACGACACTCCGGTCAATATCTCAGTACTGAAAGAGGTAGGGGATCAGCTTGTGGATCTGCATGGTCAGCACGATCATCAGCTACTGTTGAAAGAGGAGAATCACCAGGATGTGATTGATCAGTTTGATTTGGTTCAGCCGGTCATGAAGGCGTATCGGACAGAGTATCAGAAAATGTCGGAATTGCAGAAAGAGCTTCGTGATTTAAAACGCCGGGAGCGTGATTTAAGTGAGAAGATGGAGCTCTATCAGTTTCAGGTAAAAGAGCTGGAAGCAGCTGAACTGGATGCCCATGAAGAGGATGAACTGGAATCGGAGATGAATCTGCTTGACAATGCCGAGGATCTGGATCAAAAAGCGGCGGCTATTTCGGAGATCGGTAATGGCGAGGATGTGAGCCTGATTGAGCTGCTCAATACCATCAAAATGCACCTGGAGGATATGGCCCGAATTGAACCGGAGTTTCAAACCTACCTGGAAGAGGTGACCACAGCCCGGATCAGCATCCAGGAGGCCGTACAGTTTGCCGAAAGATACAGGGATGGGATAGAGTTCAACCCGAAACGGCTGGAGACTCTGCGTCAGCGCCAATCAGAGCTGAACCGTCTTCAGAAGAAGTATCAGCGCGATATTCCGGAATTGATTCAGTATTACAATGAAATCAAAACGGAACTGAATGTAGCTGAAAATTTTGATTTGGAGATTGAGCGGATTGAGAAGAAGATTGCAGATCAGGCGGAAGTGTTAAAGGAGAGAGCAGTGGATCTGCACGAGACAAGAGTACAGGTAGGAAATCAGCTCTCAGCTGATATAGCCGATGCGCTGAAGAATTTGGGTATTGAACATGGCCGTTTTCAGGTAAGGGTGGACTGGCTGAAGGGCGGCTCCGGCTGGGTTGAGGTTGATGGAGTTCCGGTTGAGTGTACATCTGAAGGATGTGATGAGGTGTCTTTCTTCATTTCAACAAACAAGGGAGAGTCTCCAAAACCGTTGGCTAAGATTGCATCGGGCGGTGAGATTAGCAGGGTGATGCTGTCGCTGAAATCGATTCTGGCGAAGGAGCACCACTTGCCGGTGATGATCTTTGATGAGATCGATACGGGAATTAGCGGGCACATCTCTGAAAAAGTGGGTCGTGAGATGAGGAAGTTGTCGGAGTATTGTCAGATAGTGGCGATCACGCATCAGCCGCAGATTGCGAGCCAGGCGCACAAACACTACAAGGTGGAAAAAGTGGAGGAAGGAGAGAGAACCATCACGAAAATTATTTCACTTTCTGAGGAGGAGCATATCCGCGAAGTGGCCGGTTTGATGAGCGGTGAGGAGATTACAGACTCGGCACTAAGCAGTGCAAAAGAACTGATTGAGAGAAGCGGGATGAGGAATTGA
- the lhgO gene encoding L-2-hydroxyglutarate oxidase, which translates to MIYDFTIVGAGIVGLSTAYKLSLSYPDANILVLEKEGRVASHQTGHNSGVIHSGIYYKPGSYKAKNCVDGRHQLVEFCRENNVTHDICGKIIVASDESEIPTLKEIYERGLQNKIEGIERIDQQQMKEIEPYVNGVQAIHVPCTGIVDFVGFCRVLADKLSESGHIVKLNRQVQNVIHSNGSLNVQTNTDSFKTNYLINCAGLHSDRVARAAGVQSPVKIVPFRGEYYELTPEAEHKVKGLIYPLPNPEFPFLGVHFTKMALGGVECGPNAVFTFKREGYKKGSFDLQDTIEVADFPGFWKLASQHWKMGIDEMYRSYSKRGFLKKLQKLIPSIQLEDLTGSPSGVRAMALKPDGEILDDFYFETTDREVHVLNAPSPAATAGLAIGDEIVKKVKENFSLV; encoded by the coding sequence ATGATTTACGATTTCACAATTGTTGGAGCCGGAATTGTTGGCTTATCAACGGCTTATAAATTATCCCTTTCCTATCCGGATGCCAATATTTTAGTTCTTGAAAAAGAAGGCCGGGTAGCCTCCCATCAAACCGGACACAATTCGGGTGTAATTCACTCCGGTATTTACTACAAACCGGGTAGCTACAAGGCAAAAAACTGTGTGGATGGGCGACACCAGCTGGTTGAATTTTGCAGAGAGAATAATGTTACACACGATATCTGTGGTAAAATTATTGTGGCGTCTGACGAGTCTGAAATTCCCACTCTCAAAGAGATCTATGAGCGTGGTCTTCAAAATAAAATCGAGGGAATAGAACGGATTGATCAACAGCAGATGAAAGAGATTGAACCGTATGTAAACGGTGTCCAGGCTATCCATGTTCCCTGTACCGGAATCGTAGATTTCGTTGGTTTTTGCCGGGTTTTAGCTGATAAGTTATCCGAAAGTGGACATATTGTTAAATTGAACCGGCAAGTTCAAAATGTAATTCACTCTAATGGATCGCTTAACGTTCAGACAAATACCGACTCTTTTAAAACTAATTACCTGATTAATTGTGCTGGATTACACTCTGACCGTGTCGCTCGGGCAGCCGGTGTTCAGAGTCCTGTGAAGATTGTACCGTTCCGGGGAGAATACTACGAACTTACGCCGGAAGCTGAACATAAAGTAAAAGGTTTGATCTACCCCCTGCCCAATCCCGAATTTCCATTTTTAGGCGTTCACTTTACCAAAATGGCTCTCGGCGGTGTAGAGTGCGGACCAAATGCAGTCTTCACTTTCAAACGAGAGGGTTACAAAAAAGGTTCTTTTGACCTGCAGGATACCATTGAAGTGGCCGACTTTCCCGGATTCTGGAAACTTGCCTCACAGCACTGGAAAATGGGGATTGATGAAATGTACAGATCCTATTCAAAACGAGGCTTCCTTAAAAAACTTCAAAAATTGATCCCGTCCATTCAGCTTGAGGATCTAACCGGTTCCCCATCAGGTGTACGGGCCATGGCTTTGAAACCCGATGGTGAAATTCTGGACGACTTCTACTTTGAGACCACCGACAGGGAAGTGCACGTACTGAACGCCCCGAGCCCGGCTGCAACTGCAGGTCTTGCAATTGGTGATGAGATCGTCAAAAAAGTTAAAGAGAATTTTTCGCTGGTTTGA
- a CDS encoding TlpA family protein disulfide reductase: protein MKYFKFLIIPFLLLNFISCGSSDDSVEAIVENAVFNDLDGNQVSVKDFEGKLVLIDFWESWCGPCLQVFPSMDELREEYPDQFEVLAVTVGMNEGPEDARAFAEENGYDFNWLYDETGVFVKLGGQGIPFKAFVDPDGNFIKIEMGSYGREGDYNKTKEMIEEYF, encoded by the coding sequence ATGAAATATTTTAAGTTTCTGATTATCCCATTTTTATTATTGAACTTTATTTCTTGTGGCAGTTCAGACGATTCTGTTGAAGCAATTGTCGAGAACGCTGTATTTAATGATCTGGATGGGAATCAGGTGAGTGTGAAGGATTTTGAAGGTAAACTGGTACTGATAGATTTTTGGGAGTCGTGGTGTGGCCCTTGTCTTCAGGTTTTTCCATCTATGGATGAACTAAGAGAAGAGTACCCTGACCAGTTTGAAGTACTGGCAGTAACGGTAGGAATGAATGAAGGCCCTGAAGATGCACGAGCATTTGCAGAGGAAAACGGATACGATTTTAACTGGTTATATGACGAAACCGGGGTATTTGTTAAGCTGGGAGGTCAAGGGATTCCATTCAAAGCGTTTGTTGACCCGGACGGAAACTTTATAAAAATCGAAATGGGGTCTTACGGACGTGAAGGAGATTACAATAAAACCAAAGAGATGATTGAGGAGTATTTTTAA
- a CDS encoding GxxExxY protein, producing MHENDLSYEIRGAVFKVHSTLGPGLLESVYETAIAHEMRKKGIDVQTQFGLPVVYDDIRMDQGFRLDLLVNNKVIVEIKSVENLLNVHHKQLLTYLKLSNLKLGLLINFNCIDLNKSMTRIVNNL from the coding sequence ATGCACGAAAATGATCTTTCATATGAAATTCGGGGAGCAGTTTTTAAGGTACATTCCACTTTGGGACCGGGCTTGCTGGAGTCTGTATATGAAACTGCAATCGCTCATGAAATGAGAAAAAAGGGAATTGATGTTCAGACTCAGTTTGGTTTACCGGTGGTTTATGATGATATAAGAATGGATCAAGGGTTTAGGTTGGATTTGTTGGTAAACAACAAAGTTATTGTTGAAATAAAATCTGTAGAGAATTTATTGAATGTTCATCACAAACAGCTACTCACATATTTGAAGTTGAGTAATCTAAAACTGGGACTTTTGATTAACTTTAATTGTATAGATTTAAATAAATCAATGACACGGATCGTAAATAATCTTTAA
- a CDS encoding flavodoxin family protein, producing MIKYVLLLIFFFWSNQGFAQKTVLIAYHSETGNTEVMAQSVEKGALSVDGVSVVLKSVDDVSNEDLISADAIIVGSPVYNANVTPEISAFIASWPFEVQPLKDKIGAAFVTAGGISAGEEIVQMNILQSMLVFGMIVVGGPDWTQPFGASAVTGEPPFEVSEQNEISEQFTEKGFLLGERVAKLVKSMNSVVE from the coding sequence ATGATTAAATACGTACTGTTGCTGATATTCTTTTTTTGGAGCAATCAAGGGTTCGCTCAGAAGACGGTTTTGATTGCCTACCACTCTGAGACTGGAAATACAGAAGTGATGGCTCAATCTGTGGAAAAGGGAGCGTTATCCGTGGATGGAGTTTCTGTTGTTTTGAAAAGTGTAGACGATGTTTCAAACGAAGATTTGATTTCGGCAGACGCCATTATCGTAGGAAGCCCGGTTTACAACGCCAACGTCACTCCTGAAATATCAGCCTTTATTGCTTCCTGGCCGTTCGAGGTGCAACCGCTGAAGGATAAAATCGGAGCGGCTTTTGTGACTGCCGGAGGGATTTCGGCAGGTGAGGAGATCGTGCAGATGAACATCCTGCAAAGCATGCTGGTTTTCGGAATGATTGTGGTTGGTGGTCCGGATTGGACACAACCGTTTGGTGCATCTGCTGTGACGGGTGAGCCGCCGTTTGAGGTGAGTGAACAAAATGAAATATCAGAACAGTTTACAGAGAAAGGTTTTCTATTGGGTGAGCGGGTGGCGAAGCTTGTTAAAAGTATGAACTCCGTGGTAGAATAA